A genome region from Eurosta solidaginis isolate ZX-2024a chromosome 2, ASM4086904v1, whole genome shotgun sequence includes the following:
- the Dpm1 gene encoding dolichol-phosphate mannosyltransferase subunit 1, producing MTASGHKYSILLPTYNEKENLPIIVWLIVKYLSESGYKYEVIVIDDGSPDGTLDVAKDLQKIYGEQTIVLRPRESKLGLGTAYIHGIKHATGDFIIIMDADLSHHPKFIPAFIELQAKKDYDIVSGTRYRGDGGVFGWDFKRKLISRGANFLSQILLRPNASDLTGSFRLYKKDVLEKCIASCVSKGYVFQMEMLVRARQHGFSIGEVPITFVDRVYGTSKLGGTEIIQFAKNLLYLFATT from the exons atgactGCAAGTGGTCATAAATATAGCATTCTACTGCCCAcatataatgaaaaagaaaatttgccAATTATAGTTTGGCTAATTGTCAAATACCTCAGCGAAAG TGGTTACAAATATGAAGTTATAGTAATTGACGATGGTAGTCCAGATGGAACTTTAGATGTGGCTAAGGATCTACAAAAAATCTATGGGGAACAGACGATAGTGCTGCGACCGCGCGAATCCAAATTGGGTCTTGGTACTGCATACATCCACGGTATCAAACACGCCACTGGAGATTTTATTATAATAATGGATGCGGATTTGAGCCATCAT ccGAAATTCATTCCCGCATTCATTGAGCTTCAAGCTAAAAAGGACTATGATATAGTCTCAGGTACACGGTATAGAGGTGATGGTGGGGTTTTCGGTTGGGACTTCAAACGTAAACTCATATCTCGTGGAGCTAACTTCCTTTCGCAAATTCTACTGCGTCCCAATGCGTCGGATTTAACTGGTTCATTTCGTTTATATAAAAAGGACGTGCTCGAGAAATGTATTGCCAGTTGTGTTTCGAAAGGCTATGTCTTTCAAATGGAAATGTTAGTACGCGCACGTCAACATGGCTTCAGTATTGGTGAAGTACCTATAACATTTGTGGATCGCGTGTACGGCACCTCAAAACTGGGCGGAACAGAAATTATTCAATTtgccaaaaatttattatatttatttgcaACGACGTGA